In one window of uncultured Draconibacterium sp. DNA:
- a CDS encoding DUF4271 domain-containing protein: protein MGANYTYNQDTIAANNASADVLQPLEKTNASSRGNNTPRQKIQAVDSSDYIAPRQQAEMQSTQLEQNSRVLPNREREYQGHDWLTIIIFVAIALFASIRYSYAKYLKQLFLSLFNYATSTRMLNDKTYPVFHAAFRLEVIFYIIFPIFIFQCLNLFKYQNTALTPAYLSLIFGGSLLYFFGKKVIYLTLGLMFETQNETREYLFSYDNFNRSLSLIFLPVVILIQFAPLKTPVFIAILGLVILFLFNLILLRRGAIILLKKQFSLFYLFLYLCTLEILPLLLIYKVVV from the coding sequence GAGCAAATTACACATATAACCAGGATACAATTGCGGCGAACAACGCAAGTGCTGATGTGCTCCAACCCCTTGAAAAAACAAACGCATCATCACGGGGCAACAACACTCCCAGGCAAAAAATACAAGCTGTCGATAGTTCCGACTACATAGCGCCGCGGCAACAGGCTGAAATGCAAAGCACGCAACTTGAACAAAACTCACGGGTTTTACCCAACCGGGAACGCGAATATCAGGGCCACGACTGGTTAACCATTATTATTTTTGTTGCCATTGCCCTATTTGCCAGCATTCGATACTCGTATGCCAAGTATCTTAAGCAACTGTTTTTGTCGTTATTTAATTATGCCACTTCAACACGCATGCTCAACGATAAAACCTACCCTGTTTTTCACGCGGCATTTCGTCTTGAGGTCATTTTTTATATCATCTTTCCTATATTTATCTTTCAGTGTTTAAATCTGTTTAAATACCAAAACACGGCACTAACTCCAGCATATTTGTCCTTAATTTTCGGGGGGTCTTTACTCTACTTTTTTGGCAAAAAAGTAATCTATTTAACACTGGGATTGATGTTTGAAACGCAAAATGAAACACGGGAATATCTGTTTAGCTACGATAATTTTAATCGTTCGCTCAGTTTAATTTTCTTGCCGGTGGTAATTTTAATTCAATTTGCACCGCTTAAAACCCCTGTATTTATAGCTATTTTAGGACTTGTTATTCTTTTTCTTTTTAATCTAATATTACTAAGAAGGGGTGCAATTATATTATTGAAAAAACAATTTTCTTTATTTTATCTGTTTTTGTACCTTTGTACCCTTGAAATTTTACCCTTGCTTTTAATTTATAAAGTTG